A genomic window from Companilactobacillus alimentarius DSM 20249 includes:
- the recJ gene encoding single-stranded-DNA-specific exonuclease RecJ, with translation MTLINWEKRKEPTKQAIEEFASKKDINKIVAQLLLQRGIVDDSEVESFLHANVDELQDPFGLHDMDKALEIIDDAINSESKIAIYGDYDADGVTSTSIMKLTLQKLGAKPIFYIPDRFKDGYGPNLDRYKELADKGINLLITVDNGVSGKDEIKYLKDRGIKVIITDHHDLPKELPEADAIVHPTIPGSEYVCPYLSGAGVAFKIADALLGDEALELIDLAAIGTVADSVALKGENRVIVTEGLKQMKQNHHVGLSALIKKCKVKLNDISEEDIGFKIAPRINALGRLDNASSGIELLTTGDENFAKEIVNETEEINSHRQELVATAFADAQSQIQAQHDNGVLVLKGNNWHQGVLGIVASRAMDQENKPVLATQFDENSGIMKGSGRSPEGFNLFTALQQYQDLFTAFGGHAQACGFSIEETQLDKLTKLVQTEPAKQGYDYKAPVVKNYDLDLNVADLNFDLIKSINALAPFGMGNPKPVIKLENVELMQPRSIGQDGTHLKVKIADQSHQVDAIGFGMYQKSKEVNGAICDVYGEIGINEWAGRKNLQLMLDDFQVSPMAAKIQTLKKIYLDYRNKRISAEIMDHFDNIVFFNETYYEAAKRSKVNSKMVRYNEDVDGENILIYDRPHDLKLFEKFIQNNKSTHTALFFHTNLTRGYLKPDMSRMKTLLKYLYTHQNIKVDQMDLVAKYLNFEKNDIDFYLKVFFELNFVKMVNGFVEKANASQQRELIESPTYLKRLQRNDVEKILIESNFDDLLSWMSDYDCHC, from the coding sequence TTGACATTAATAAATTGGGAAAAGCGTAAAGAACCCACAAAACAAGCAATAGAAGAGTTTGCTTCTAAAAAAGATATAAATAAAATCGTGGCACAATTGTTGCTACAACGGGGAATTGTTGACGATTCTGAGGTCGAGTCATTTTTACATGCCAATGTTGATGAATTACAAGATCCGTTCGGTTTGCACGATATGGACAAGGCTTTAGAAATCATAGATGATGCAATTAATTCCGAGAGTAAGATTGCTATTTACGGCGATTACGATGCTGATGGTGTAACAAGTACCTCAATTATGAAATTAACGTTGCAAAAATTGGGAGCTAAACCAATTTTTTATATTCCTGATCGTTTTAAAGACGGTTATGGGCCTAATTTGGATCGTTATAAGGAATTAGCCGATAAAGGAATAAATCTTCTGATAACGGTCGATAATGGTGTCAGTGGCAAAGATGAGATCAAATATTTAAAGGATCGTGGTATCAAAGTTATTATAACTGATCACCATGATCTGCCAAAAGAATTACCTGAAGCGGATGCTATTGTGCACCCGACTATTCCAGGTTCAGAATACGTCTGTCCATACTTATCAGGTGCAGGAGTAGCTTTTAAGATTGCTGATGCGCTATTGGGAGACGAAGCTTTAGAATTGATTGATCTAGCCGCAATTGGAACAGTTGCTGATTCAGTGGCTTTAAAAGGTGAGAATCGAGTTATTGTAACTGAGGGACTCAAGCAAATGAAACAAAATCATCATGTAGGGTTGAGTGCCTTAATTAAAAAATGCAAAGTTAAACTAAACGATATCAGTGAAGAGGATATTGGCTTTAAAATTGCTCCAAGAATCAATGCCTTAGGTCGCTTAGATAATGCTTCATCTGGCATTGAATTGTTGACAACTGGCGATGAAAACTTTGCTAAAGAAATTGTCAATGAGACTGAGGAGATCAACTCTCATCGACAAGAATTAGTTGCAACGGCTTTTGCAGACGCTCAGAGTCAAATCCAAGCACAGCATGATAACGGTGTTTTAGTCTTAAAAGGTAATAATTGGCACCAAGGAGTTTTAGGAATCGTTGCTAGCCGTGCCATGGATCAAGAAAATAAACCAGTTTTAGCGACACAATTTGACGAAAATAGCGGCATTATGAAAGGGTCAGGTCGAAGTCCCGAAGGTTTCAATCTTTTTACCGCCTTACAACAGTATCAAGATTTATTTACTGCTTTTGGAGGACATGCACAGGCATGTGGCTTTTCAATTGAAGAAACACAACTTGATAAATTAACTAAATTAGTTCAAACTGAACCAGCCAAGCAGGGTTATGATTACAAAGCTCCAGTTGTGAAGAATTACGATTTGGATCTTAATGTAGCTGATTTAAATTTTGATTTGATCAAGAGTATCAACGCCTTAGCTCCATTTGGAATGGGAAATCCTAAACCAGTTATTAAATTGGAGAATGTTGAATTAATGCAACCTAGATCAATCGGTCAAGATGGTACGCATTTGAAAGTGAAAATTGCCGATCAGAGCCATCAAGTTGACGCAATTGGGTTTGGGATGTATCAAAAGTCCAAAGAAGTGAATGGTGCGATTTGTGACGTTTACGGTGAGATTGGAATCAATGAGTGGGCTGGTCGTAAGAATTTGCAATTAATGCTAGATGATTTTCAAGTTTCACCCATGGCTGCGAAAATTCAAACTTTGAAAAAGATTTATCTGGATTATCGTAATAAACGAATATCCGCTGAGATAATGGATCATTTTGATAATATTGTTTTCTTTAACGAAACTTATTATGAGGCTGCGAAGAGATCAAAAGTTAATTCTAAGATGGTTCGATATAATGAAGATGTCGATGGGGAGAACATTTTGATTTATGATCGTCCGCATGATTTAAAATTATTTGAAAAATTTATTCAAAATAATAAATCGACTCACACAGCCTTATTCTTCCATACTAATTTAACAAGGGGGTATCTAAAGCCAGATATGTCAAGGATGAAGACACTTTTAAAGTATCTTTATACTCATCAAAATATTAAAGTAGATCAGATGGACTTGGTTGCTAAGTACCTTAATTTTGAAAAAAATGACATTGATTTTTATTTAAAAGTGTTTTTTGAGCTAAATTTTGTTAAAATGGTAAATGGCTTTGTTGAAAAGGCTAATGCTTCACAACAACGCGAATTGATTGAATCTCCGACTTACTTAAAGAGATTACAACGCAATGATGTTGAAAAAATATTAATTGAGTCCAACTTTGACGATCTCTTATCCTGGATGAGTGATTACGATTGCCATTGTTAG
- a CDS encoding class A sortase produces the protein MKKFFSIFGTIILLLVALALIFNQPIKEYAVKRISERNLTTLTAKKAHSNAKKKGQFDFKKVKPISATQVAKASVNNDAAVIGKMAVPSVNLRLPIVVGLSDNSLSTGGGTMKENEKMGKNNYALAGHYMTNKGALFSPLENAEIGDMAYITDMKRVYTYKIFYKKIVPPTAVYLLDDIKGQTLLTLITCADGGTNRWALQGSLVSNQPANKKTLAVFS, from the coding sequence ATGAAGAAATTCTTTTCAATTTTTGGAACAATTATCCTTCTTTTAGTTGCTTTGGCATTGATATTTAACCAACCAATCAAAGAATATGCAGTTAAAAGAATTTCAGAACGAAACTTAACTACTTTGACAGCTAAAAAAGCACATTCTAATGCAAAGAAAAAGGGACAATTCGATTTCAAAAAAGTAAAACCGATCTCTGCAACTCAGGTTGCCAAAGCATCAGTCAATAACGATGCAGCCGTGATTGGAAAAATGGCTGTTCCCTCTGTTAACCTTCGTCTTCCAATCGTCGTGGGATTGAGCGATAATTCGTTATCCACTGGTGGTGGCACGATGAAAGAGAATGAAAAGATGGGTAAGAATAATTATGCGCTAGCTGGTCACTATATGACCAATAAGGGAGCGTTATTTTCACCGTTAGAGAATGCTGAAATCGGTGATATGGCTTATATTACTGATATGAAACGAGTTTATACTTATAAGATATTTTATAAAAAAATCGTTCCACCAACAGCAGTTTATTTATTAGATGATATAAAAGGGCAAACTCTTTTAACGCTGATAACTTGTGCTGATGGGGGAACTAATCGCTGGGCTCTACAAGGATCACTTGTTAGTAATCAACCAGCCAATAAAAAAACTTTAGCAGTATTTTCTTAA
- the galE gene encoding UDP-glucose 4-epimerase GalE codes for MSILVLGGAGYIGSHTVDHLCELGYDVIVADNLSTGHKQAINSKAKFYQGDVRDKEFLIKLFQNEDITDVIHFAAFSIVPESMKDPLKYFDNNTSGMISLLQVMHNFDVKHIVFSSTAATYGEPKQIPIKETDPTVPTNPYGESKLAMEKIMHWCDVAYGIKFVALRYFNVGGAKPDGSIGEDHNPETHLIPVVLQVAAGQRDELTIFGDDYDTKDGTNVRDYVHVEDLAEAHRLAMEYLRSGNDSNVFNLGSSTGFSNKEILEAARKATGKEIPAKMGPRRAGDPSTLIADSTKARTILKWSPKYDDVEKVISDAWNFKSKHLNGYED; via the coding sequence ATGAGCATTCTTGTTTTAGGTGGGGCCGGATATATCGGTTCACATACAGTTGATCATTTATGTGAACTTGGTTACGACGTCATTGTAGCAGATAATTTATCCACAGGACACAAACAAGCTATCAATTCAAAAGCTAAATTTTATCAAGGCGATGTCCGTGATAAAGAATTCTTGATCAAGTTATTCCAAAATGAAGATATTACTGATGTTATTCATTTTGCCGCATTCTCAATCGTTCCTGAATCCATGAAAGACCCACTCAAGTACTTTGATAACAATACTAGTGGTATGATCTCGTTGCTTCAAGTTATGCATAACTTTGACGTTAAACATATTGTCTTCTCGTCAACTGCAGCAACTTATGGTGAACCTAAACAAATTCCGATTAAGGAAACTGATCCAACTGTTCCAACTAATCCTTATGGTGAAAGCAAGCTGGCTATGGAGAAAATCATGCACTGGTGCGATGTGGCCTATGGTATTAAGTTTGTTGCTCTAAGATACTTCAATGTTGGTGGTGCAAAGCCTGACGGATCAATTGGTGAAGACCACAATCCAGAAACTCATCTTATTCCAGTCGTTTTACAAGTCGCTGCCGGTCAACGCGATGAATTGACGATTTTTGGTGATGACTATGATACTAAAGATGGTACCAATGTTCGTGATTATGTCCACGTTGAAGATTTAGCCGAAGCTCATCGTTTAGCTATGGAATACCTTCGTAGTGGCAATGACAGCAATGTCTTTAATCTTGGTTCATCGACTGGATTTTCTAATAAGGAAATCTTGGAAGCTGCCCGTAAAGCAACTGGCAAAGAAATCCCTGCCAAAATGGGACCAAGACGTGCTGGCGATCCTAGCACTTTGATTGCTGATTCAACTAAAGCTAGAACGATTCTTAAATGGAGTCCTAAGTATGATGATGTTGAAAAAGTTATCAGCGACGCTTGGAACTTTAAATCAAAACACTTAAACGGTTATGAAGACTAA